A window of the Kosakonia radicincitans DSM 16656 genome harbors these coding sequences:
- the bglX gene encoding beta-glucosidase BglX, protein MKWLCSVGVAVSLALQPALAEELIGNHPLTPEARDAFVTELLKKMTVDEKIGQLRLISVGPDNPKEAIREMIKKSQVGAIFNTVTRPDIRAMQDQAMQLSRLKIPLFFAYDVVHGQRTVFPISLGLASSFNLDAVRTVGRISAYEAADDGLNMTWAPMVDVSRDPRWGRVSEGFGEDTFLTSEMGRTMVEAMQGKSPADRYSVMTSVKHFAAYGAVEGGKEYNTVDMSPQRLFNDYMPPYKAALDAGSGGVMVALNSLNGTPASSDSWLLKDLLRDQWHFKGITISDHGAIKELIKHGTAADPEDAVRVALKSGINMSMSDEYYSKYLPGLVKSGKVTMEELDDATRHVLNVKYDMGLFNDPYSHLGPKESDPQDTNAESRLHRKEARQVARESMVLLKNRLETLPLKKTDTVAVVGPLADSKRDSMGSWSAAGVADQSVTVLTGIRNALAGKGNVLYAKGANITNDKDIVNFLNLYEPAVVVDPRSPQEMIDEAVAAAKKSDVVVAVVGEAQGMAHEASSRTDITIPQSQRDLIAALKATGKPLVLVLMNGRPLALVKEDQQADAILETWFAGTEGGNAIADILFGDYNPSGKLPMSFPRSVGQIPVYYSHLNTGRPYNADKPNKYTSRYFDEANGPLYPFGYGLSYTTFKVSEVKMSAPSMTSTGKVTASVEVTNTGKRAGETVIQMYLQDVTASMSRPVKQLRGFDKVNLQPGETKTVSFPIDVNALKFWNQQMKYAAEPGKFNVFIGVDSARVNQGEFELR, encoded by the coding sequence ATGAAATGGCTATGTTCTGTAGGTGTCGCTGTGAGCCTCGCGCTGCAACCCGCGCTGGCTGAGGAGTTGATTGGCAACCATCCGCTGACGCCTGAAGCAAGGGATGCATTTGTCACTGAGTTGCTCAAAAAGATGACAGTTGATGAAAAAATTGGCCAGTTGCGTCTTATCAGTGTTGGCCCGGATAACCCGAAGGAAGCTATCCGCGAGATGATTAAAAAGAGCCAAGTGGGGGCGATTTTTAACACCGTTACCCGCCCGGATATCCGCGCGATGCAGGATCAGGCGATGCAGCTTAGCCGCCTGAAAATTCCTCTCTTTTTCGCTTATGATGTGGTTCACGGCCAGCGTACCGTCTTCCCGATTAGCCTTGGCCTGGCCTCCAGTTTTAACCTTGACGCGGTGCGCACTGTAGGGCGCATTTCTGCTTATGAAGCCGCCGATGACGGCCTGAATATGACCTGGGCACCCATGGTGGATGTTTCCCGCGATCCGCGCTGGGGCCGCGTGTCGGAAGGGTTTGGTGAAGACACCTTCCTGACTTCTGAAATGGGGCGCACGATGGTCGAAGCGATGCAGGGCAAAAGCCCGGCGGATCGCTACTCAGTGATGACCAGCGTTAAACACTTTGCCGCGTATGGCGCGGTGGAAGGCGGTAAAGAGTACAACACCGTCGATATGAGCCCGCAGCGTCTGTTTAACGACTATATGCCGCCGTATAAAGCGGCGCTCGATGCCGGTAGCGGCGGCGTGATGGTGGCGCTTAACTCGCTGAACGGCACGCCCGCTTCGTCGGATTCCTGGCTGTTAAAAGATCTGCTGCGCGATCAGTGGCACTTCAAAGGCATCACCATTTCCGATCACGGTGCGATCAAGGAACTTATCAAACACGGCACGGCTGCCGATCCGGAAGATGCGGTGCGTGTGGCGCTGAAGTCCGGCATCAACATGAGCATGAGCGACGAGTACTACAGCAAGTATCTGCCGGGGCTGGTGAAATCCGGCAAGGTGACGATGGAGGAGCTGGACGATGCCACGCGTCATGTGCTGAACGTGAAGTACGACATGGGCTTGTTTAACGATCCGTACAGCCATCTCGGCCCGAAAGAGAGCGATCCGCAAGATACCAATGCGGAAAGCCGTCTGCATCGCAAAGAAGCGCGTCAAGTGGCGCGCGAAAGTATGGTGCTGCTGAAAAACCGCCTTGAAACCCTGCCGCTGAAAAAAACCGACACCGTGGCGGTGGTTGGGCCGCTGGCCGACAGCAAGCGTGACTCAATGGGAAGCTGGTCTGCGGCGGGTGTGGCCGATCAGTCTGTTACCGTGCTGACCGGCATCCGCAATGCGCTGGCCGGTAAAGGCAACGTGCTGTACGCCAAAGGGGCGAACATCACCAACGACAAAGACATCGTTAACTTCCTCAATCTGTATGAACCGGCGGTGGTGGTCGATCCGCGTTCGCCGCAAGAGATGATTGATGAAGCGGTGGCGGCGGCGAAGAAATCCGACGTGGTGGTAGCTGTGGTGGGTGAAGCGCAGGGGATGGCGCACGAAGCGTCCAGCCGTACTGACATCACTATTCCGCAAAGCCAGCGCGATCTGATTGCCGCGCTGAAAGCGACCGGTAAACCGCTGGTGCTGGTGCTGATGAATGGTCGCCCGCTGGCGCTGGTGAAAGAGGATCAGCAGGCTGATGCGATCCTCGAAACCTGGTTCGCCGGGACGGAAGGCGGTAACGCCATCGCCGATATTCTGTTTGGCGATTACAACCCGTCCGGCAAGTTGCCGATGTCCTTCCCGCGCTCGGTGGGGCAGATCCCGGTTTACTACAGCCATTTGAATACCGGCCGTCCGTACAATGCCGACAAGCCGAACAAATACACTTCCCGTTACTTTGATGAAGCGAACGGGCCGCTCTATCCGTTCGGTTACGGCCTTAGCTACACCACTTTCAAAGTCTCTGAGGTGAAAATGTCCGCGCCGTCGATGACGAGTACTGGCAAAGTGACCGCCAGCGTGGAGGTGACCAACACCGGTAAGCGCGCGGGTGAAACGGTGATCCAGATGTATTTGCAGGATGTCACCGCGTCGATGAGCCGTCCGGTGAAACAGCTGCGCGGCTTTGACAAGGTGAACCTGCAACCGGGCGAAACCAAAACCGTCAGCTTCCCGATCGATGTGAATGCGCTGAAATTCTGGAACCAGCAGATGAAATATGCTGCGGAGCCGGGCAAATTCAACGTCTTTATCGGTGTTGATTCCGCACGCGTCAATCAGGGCGAGTTCGAACTGCGCTAA
- the osmF gene encoding glycine betaine ABC transporter substrate-binding protein OsmF, translating into MTITHKIACSLLLVAATSLPLQAAEPVKVGSKIDTEGALLGNIILQVLESHGVKTVNKVQLGTTPVVRGAITSGELDIYPEYTGNGAFFFKDESDPAWKNAQQGYEKVKKLDAEQNKLVWLTPAPANNTWTIAVRQDLAQKNKLTSLADLSRYLKEGGEFKLAASAEFIERTDALPAFEKAYDFTLKQDQLLSLAGGDTAVTIKAAAQQTSGVNAAMAYGTDGPVAALGLQTLSDPKGVQPIYAPTPVVREAVLKAYPQLDAWLKPVFASLDEKTLQKLNASIAVEGLDAKKVAADYLKEKGLVK; encoded by the coding sequence ATGACAATCACCCATAAGATTGCGTGCTCACTGCTGCTGGTGGCTGCCACGAGCCTGCCGTTGCAGGCAGCGGAACCGGTAAAAGTGGGATCCAAAATTGATACCGAAGGGGCGCTGCTGGGCAATATCATCTTGCAGGTTCTGGAAAGCCATGGCGTAAAAACAGTCAATAAAGTGCAGCTTGGCACCACGCCGGTGGTGCGCGGGGCGATTACCTCCGGCGAGCTGGATATCTACCCCGAATACACCGGTAACGGCGCATTTTTCTTTAAAGATGAAAGCGATCCCGCATGGAAAAACGCGCAGCAGGGCTACGAGAAAGTGAAAAAACTCGATGCCGAACAGAATAAGCTGGTCTGGCTGACGCCCGCACCGGCGAATAACACGTGGACGATTGCCGTGCGTCAGGATCTGGCGCAGAAAAATAAGCTCACATCCTTAGCCGATCTGAGCCGTTATCTGAAAGAGGGCGGTGAATTCAAACTGGCGGCATCGGCGGAGTTTATCGAACGCACCGATGCGTTACCGGCCTTTGAGAAAGCGTACGACTTTACACTGAAACAGGATCAACTGCTGTCGCTGGCTGGCGGCGATACGGCGGTGACCATTAAAGCTGCCGCGCAGCAAACTTCCGGCGTGAATGCGGCGATGGCTTACGGTACGGATGGCCCGGTTGCGGCGTTGGGGCTGCAAACACTGAGCGATCCGAAAGGCGTGCAACCGATCTATGCGCCCACGCCGGTAGTGCGTGAAGCGGTGTTAAAAGCGTATCCGCAACTGGATGCGTGGCTGAAACCGGTCTTCGCCAGCCTGGATGAAAAAACGCTGCAAAAACTGAACGCCAGCATTGCCGTTGAAGGGCTGGATGCGAAAAAAGTGGCAGCCGATTACCTGAAAGAAAAAGGGCTGGTGAAATAA
- a CDS encoding ABC transporter permease — translation MEDSRRCHNRVLLLLMVVGLLAAWLPFVNYAPNRLVSGESRVLWQLFPAFWLLAPCLLLILSFVPGRGAQIGTLLLAEALFCLLVWSAGRAATELAQSGSALARTSPGSGLWLWLALALLACSDAIRRLASHPVWRWLLNAQIWCLPLFLLLSGELDDLSLLHEYRNRQEVFNDALAQHLTLLFGTLIPALGVGFAIGLWCYRHPTRQGPVFTVLNIIQTIPSVGLFGLLIAPLAGLVLHFPVLSRFGIAGTGMTPALIALILYALLPLVRGVVAGLNQVPQEVLESAEAMGMSARQRFWQVRIPLALPLLLRSLRVVAVQTVGMAVIAALIGAGGFGSLVFQGLLSSALDLVLLGVIPVIALAVVVDALFGLSLALLKVKQHD, via the coding sequence ATGGAGGATTCGCGACGTTGCCATAATCGTGTGCTGCTGCTGTTGATGGTCGTCGGGCTGCTGGCAGCCTGGCTACCGTTTGTTAACTATGCGCCAAACCGGCTGGTCTCAGGCGAAAGTCGTGTGTTGTGGCAGCTGTTTCCGGCGTTCTGGCTGCTGGCGCCCTGTCTGCTGCTGATACTCAGTTTTGTGCCAGGGCGCGGGGCGCAAATCGGTACGCTGCTGCTGGCCGAAGCGCTGTTTTGCCTTTTGGTATGGAGCGCGGGCAGGGCGGCGACGGAACTGGCGCAGTCGGGCAGCGCGCTGGCGCGAACCTCGCCGGGAAGCGGGTTGTGGCTGTGGCTGGCGTTGGCGCTGCTGGCCTGTAGCGACGCCATTCGCCGCCTTGCCAGCCATCCGGTCTGGCGCTGGCTGCTCAATGCGCAAATCTGGTGTCTGCCGCTGTTCTTACTGCTCAGCGGCGAGCTGGACGATCTCTCATTGCTGCATGAATACCGCAACCGCCAGGAAGTGTTTAATGATGCGCTGGCGCAGCATCTGACGCTGCTTTTCGGTACGCTCATCCCCGCGCTGGGGGTGGGATTTGCCATCGGTTTATGGTGCTACCGCCATCCGACACGCCAGGGGCCGGTTTTCACGGTGCTCAATATCATCCAGACCATTCCTTCTGTCGGGCTGTTCGGCCTGCTGATTGCGCCGTTGGCCGGGCTGGTGCTGCACTTCCCGGTTCTGAGCCGTTTCGGCATTGCCGGAACCGGCATGACGCCCGCGCTGATTGCCCTTATTTTGTATGCCTTGTTGCCGCTGGTGCGCGGCGTGGTCGCCGGGCTTAACCAGGTGCCGCAGGAGGTGCTGGAGAGTGCCGAGGCGATGGGCATGAGCGCGCGCCAGCGTTTCTGGCAGGTACGCATTCCGCTGGCGCTGCCGCTGCTGCTACGCAGTTTGCGCGTTGTGGCGGTGCAGACGGTCGGCATGGCGGTGATCGCGGCGCTGATCGGCGCAGGCGGCTTCGGTTCGTTGGTCTTCCAGGGGCTACTGAGCAGCGCGCTGGATTTAGTGCTGCTTGGTGTGATCCCGGTTATTGCGCTGGCCGTTGTCGTGGATGCGCTGTTTGGTTTAAGCCTCGCGCTGCTGAAGGTAAAACAACATGATTGA
- a CDS encoding ABC transporter ATP-binding protein produces the protein MIEFKNVSKTFAGQQAVSHLDLHVKTGAFSVLIGTSGSGKSTTLKMINRLIEHDEGAIYFAGEDIRQLPVLELRRRMGYAIQSIGLFPHWTVAQNIATVLQLQKWSRGQREARVDELMALLGLDVSLRDRFPHQLSGGQQQRVGVARALAADPEVLLMDEPFGALDPVTRAALQQEMVRIHRLLGRTIVLVTHDIDEALQLADHLVLMDKGKVVQQGTPLALLTAPHNDFVREFFGRSELGVRLLSLRQVKGYLRREPVYEGEPLRAEMTLREALSAFVAQQCEILPVHDDSGQPCGSLHFRDLLRVEASGEASA, from the coding sequence ATGATTGAATTTAAAAATGTCAGCAAAACCTTTGCCGGACAGCAGGCCGTCAGCCATCTCGATCTGCATGTCAAAACGGGAGCTTTTTCGGTACTGATTGGCACCTCAGGTTCCGGAAAATCGACCACGCTGAAGATGATCAACCGGCTGATCGAGCATGATGAAGGCGCGATTTATTTTGCCGGTGAGGATATTCGCCAGCTTCCGGTGCTGGAGCTGCGCCGCCGCATGGGGTATGCCATACAGTCGATTGGGTTGTTCCCGCACTGGACGGTGGCGCAGAACATCGCCACCGTGCTGCAACTGCAAAAGTGGTCGCGCGGCCAGCGCGAGGCACGGGTGGATGAACTGATGGCGCTGCTGGGGCTGGATGTTTCCCTGCGCGACCGTTTCCCGCATCAGCTTTCCGGCGGGCAACAGCAGCGGGTCGGAGTGGCTCGCGCGCTGGCGGCCGATCCGGAAGTGCTGTTGATGGATGAACCTTTCGGTGCGCTGGATCCGGTCACCCGCGCGGCATTGCAGCAGGAGATGGTGCGCATTCACCGCCTGCTTGGGCGCACCATTGTACTGGTGACGCACGATATTGATGAGGCGCTACAGCTGGCAGATCACCTGGTGTTGATGGATAAGGGCAAAGTGGTGCAGCAGGGGACACCGCTGGCGCTGCTGACCGCGCCGCACAACGATTTTGTCCGTGAATTTTTCGGTCGTAGCGAGCTGGGCGTGCGTCTGTTGTCGCTGCGCCAGGTGAAAGGCTATCTGCGCCGTGAACCGGTTTATGAGGGAGAACCGCTGCGGGCGGAGATGACGCTGCGCGAAGCGTTGTCGGCGTTTGTCGCCCAACAGTGCGAGATCCTGCCGGTGCATGATGACAGCGGCCAGCCCTGCGGCAGTCTGCATTTCCGTGATTTATTGCGCGTGGAGGCCAGTGGTGAGGCTTCTGCGTGA
- a CDS encoding ABC transporter permease: protein MRLLRDPLLWLIALFVALLLWLPHSAALFSTLFPQLPRPVYLQESFVSLAAAHFALVGISSAIAIVLGIGVGIVVTRPAGREFRPLAETIAAVGQTFPPVAVLAIAVPVMGFGKEPAVIALVLYGILPILQGTLAGIAAVPESVQSVAQGMGMSAWQRLVKVELPLAAPVIIAGVRTSVIINIGTAAIASTVGASTLGTPIIIGLSGFNTAYVIQGAILVALAAIIVDQAFERLTRWLSQHRHAQ from the coding sequence GTGAGGCTTCTGCGTGATCCCCTGTTATGGTTGATCGCGCTGTTTGTGGCGCTATTGCTGTGGCTGCCGCACAGCGCTGCGTTATTCAGCACACTGTTTCCGCAACTGCCGCGCCCGGTCTATCTGCAGGAGAGCTTTGTGTCGCTGGCCGCAGCGCATTTTGCGCTGGTGGGCATTTCCAGCGCGATTGCCATTGTGCTGGGTATCGGTGTTGGCATTGTGGTGACCCGCCCGGCCGGGCGTGAGTTTCGTCCGCTGGCGGAAACCATCGCCGCCGTCGGGCAAACTTTTCCGCCGGTGGCGGTGCTGGCGATTGCCGTGCCGGTCATGGGGTTTGGTAAAGAGCCGGCGGTGATTGCGCTGGTATTGTACGGTATTTTGCCGATTTTACAGGGAACGCTGGCCGGGATCGCCGCCGTGCCAGAGAGCGTACAAAGCGTGGCGCAGGGCATGGGAATGAGCGCGTGGCAGCGGTTGGTGAAAGTGGAGCTGCCGCTGGCGGCGCCGGTGATCATTGCCGGTGTGCGCACCTCGGTGATCATCAATATCGGCACGGCGGCGATTGCCTCAACGGTGGGCGCGAGCACGCTCGGTACGCCGATTATCATCGGGCTGAGCGGTTTTAATACGGCTTATGTTATTCAGGGAGCAATTCTGGTGGCGCTGGCCGCGATTATTGTCGACCAGGCATTTGAGCGGTTGACGCGCTGGCTTAGCCAGCACCGCCACGCACAATAA
- a CDS encoding protein YohO, producing MKAGKIIVIAVFLLMAIGGISGVMLAGYSFIVRGGAG from the coding sequence ATGAAGGCTGGTAAAATTATCGTCATCGCGGTTTTTCTGCTGATGGCCATCGGCGGCATCAGCGGCGTGATGCTCGCAGGTTATTCGTTTATTGTGCGTGGCGGTGCTGGCTAA